The following proteins are co-located in the Ancylothrix sp. D3o genome:
- a CDS encoding NUDIX hydrolase translates to MTYRNPVPTVDIIIELVDRQDRPIVLIERRNPPHGWALPGGFVDYGEPVEVAARREALEETGLNVELIEQFCVYSDPNRDPRQHTLSVVFIAAATGEPQAADDAKNLGLFVFSSLPDVLCFDHDRILRDYWFYRHYHIRPRLGF, encoded by the coding sequence ATGACTTATCGCAATCCTGTCCCGACGGTGGATATTATTATTGAGCTTGTTGACCGCCAAGACCGGCCTATCGTTTTAATCGAACGTCGCAACCCTCCTCACGGTTGGGCTCTTCCGGGGGGTTTTGTGGACTATGGCGAGCCGGTTGAGGTGGCTGCTCGTCGTGAGGCTCTTGAGGAAACTGGCTTGAATGTTGAGCTTATTGAGCAGTTTTGTGTCTATTCTGACCCGAACCGTGACCCCCGTCAGCATACTCTGAGTGTTGTTTTTATTGCTGCTGCTACTGGTGAACCCCAGGCGGCTGATGATGCGAAAAATTTGGGGCTTTTTGTGTTTTCTTCTCTGCCTGATGTTTTGTGTTTTGACCATGACCGCATTTTGCGCGACTATTGGTTTTACCGGCATTATCACATTCGCCCTCGTTTGGGTTTTTAA
- a CDS encoding phosphate/phosphite/phosphonate ABC transporter substrate-binding protein: protein MNEFVGVVGLARKRVVLGAGILCLGLAGLTGCGQEQASQNTTTSQNTPAATAGNTAQNTPQTSSQPMSKLTVAFASRKDATELEAKAKAVGEFLSKEMGMPVETVIGDDTAAVEALRSDKVDAAFLSSRPALKAEELAGSRLVLAEVRKDYSGGHTYNSVLVVKEDSPLAQKATAKETLEQLKDKKMAFASRTSGSGFIIPTGELVGQGLVDGPDRLENFFSQVNYGDGYSSALKAVLQDQADVAAVSEYALKPPYITEEEAAQLRVLHSIPGVPAHGITLDDDVPADVKEKFVNAMMKLNEPANNQLLTALYNSTELVKVDHDKHLAPMKDSLKRANMTP from the coding sequence ATGAACGAATTTGTAGGGGTTGTTGGGTTGGCACGCAAGCGGGTGGTTTTGGGTGCTGGGATATTGTGTTTGGGTTTGGCTGGTTTGACCGGCTGCGGTCAGGAGCAAGCTTCTCAAAATACGACTACTAGCCAGAATACACCGGCAGCAACTGCGGGAAATACAGCACAAAATACGCCGCAAACTTCTTCTCAGCCAATGTCTAAGTTGACGGTAGCTTTTGCTTCTCGCAAGGATGCTACAGAGTTAGAGGCAAAAGCTAAGGCGGTTGGTGAGTTTTTGTCTAAGGAAATGGGAATGCCGGTGGAAACGGTGATCGGCGATGATACGGCTGCTGTTGAGGCTTTGAGATCGGATAAAGTAGATGCGGCTTTTTTGAGCAGCCGACCGGCTTTGAAGGCTGAGGAATTAGCCGGATCTCGTTTGGTTTTGGCAGAGGTTAGAAAGGACTATTCTGGGGGTCATACTTATAATTCTGTTTTGGTTGTCAAAGAAGATAGTCCGCTGGCACAAAAGGCTACGGCTAAGGAAACTTTGGAACAGTTAAAAGATAAGAAAATGGCGTTTGCTTCTCGCACGTCTGGGTCTGGTTTTATTATTCCCACCGGCGAATTAGTTGGGCAAGGTTTGGTGGATGGCCCAGATCGTTTAGAAAACTTTTTTAGTCAGGTAAATTATGGGGATGGTTACAGTAGTGCACTGAAAGCTGTTCTCCAAGATCAGGCGGATGTAGCGGCGGTTTCTGAATATGCTTTGAAACCACCTTATATTACCGAAGAAGAAGCCGCACAATTGCGGGTTTTACATTCAATTCCGGGGGTGCCGGCTCATGGAATTACGCTGGATGATGATGTGCCGGCAGACGTTAAAGAAAAGTTTGTCAATGCGATGATGAAGTTAAATGAGCCGGCAAATAATCAATTGTTAACGGCTCTTTATAATTCGACGGAGTTGGTAAAAGTTGACCACGACAAGCATTTAGCTCCGATGAAAGATTCCCTGAAACGGGCAAATATGACTCCTTAA
- a CDS encoding phosphonate ABC transporter ATP-binding protein gives MIIECKGIETGYNLALGRPILNGINFSVKSGEFVTLLGLNGAGKSTLLKALVGLVPIQKGEICVKEVPVKGETLKEVRRNVGFLFQGGGLVRQLSALDNVLCGRLGALSAWQTLGGFSKKDRQDALELLESLGLGNLADQKTGLLSGGQQQRVAIARALIQRPEILLADEPTTGLDVLAARQVMDIFANLCREKNITVVVVLHDLELASLYADRAVILDAGRVIYDGVCGDLSKQFADLKPVKL, from the coding sequence ATGATTATTGAGTGTAAAGGTATAGAAACGGGTTATAATTTGGCACTAGGCCGGCCTATTTTAAATGGCATTAATTTTTCGGTAAAATCAGGCGAATTTGTGACGCTTTTGGGGTTGAATGGGGCGGGTAAATCGACGCTTTTAAAAGCATTGGTTGGGTTGGTTCCTATTCAAAAAGGCGAGATTTGTGTTAAGGAAGTGCCGGTGAAGGGGGAGACGTTAAAAGAAGTTCGTAGAAATGTGGGTTTTTTGTTTCAAGGTGGGGGGTTAGTACGGCAGCTTTCGGCTTTGGATAATGTATTGTGTGGCCGGTTGGGGGCGCTTTCTGCTTGGCAAACTTTGGGGGGGTTTAGCAAAAAAGACCGGCAGGATGCTTTGGAGTTATTAGAAAGTTTAGGTTTAGGGAATTTAGCAGATCAAAAAACGGGCTTGTTGAGTGGGGGACAGCAGCAGAGGGTAGCCATTGCTAGGGCTTTAATTCAGCGTCCAGAGATTTTATTAGCTGATGAACCGACGACAGGTTTAGATGTGCTGGCGGCGCGTCAGGTGATGGATATTTTTGCTAATTTGTGCAGAGAAAAAAATATAACAGTGGTGGTGGTTTTGCATGATTTGGAGTTGGCGAGTTTGTATGCAGATAGGGCGGTGATTTTGGATGCAGGGCGTGTGATTTATGATGGTGTTTGTGGAGATTTATCTAAACAATTTGCTGATTTAAAACCAGTTAAATTATAA
- the phnE gene encoding phosphonate ABC transporter, permease protein PhnE → MKKNFVVWWKRNGWARWFGIGLSVVLVYGWALQGLEINLDLLRDSWPNIIDFLVRLWPPNWEILDVAVKALIETVQMSIWGTTIGAIISLPIAICSAHNLAPKWLQWIANFLQNAVRSVPSIVLGLIFVAATGLGAPAGTLAVGIYTVGYLGKFYQEAIEAVEPRSLEALRVSGASWLQVAQYGILPQVVPLSLGYTLYMFEYNIRAASVLGVVGAGGIGFELVNYIRAFEYNKATTMMLVLLVVVTVIDGVSSKLRQRLERL, encoded by the coding sequence ATGAAAAAAAATTTTGTAGTTTGGTGGAAAAGAAATGGTTGGGCGCGGTGGTTCGGGATTGGATTGAGCGTGGTTTTGGTGTATGGGTGGGCGTTGCAGGGTTTAGAAATAAATTTAGATTTGTTGCGGGATAGTTGGCCGAATATTATTGATTTTTTGGTTAGGCTGTGGCCGCCAAATTGGGAGATTTTGGATGTGGCGGTTAAGGCGTTAATTGAAACGGTGCAGATGTCGATTTGGGGTACGACTATAGGGGCGATTATTTCGCTGCCAATTGCAATTTGTAGCGCTCATAATTTGGCTCCAAAATGGTTACAGTGGATTGCAAATTTTTTGCAGAATGCGGTGAGATCGGTTCCTTCTATTGTGTTGGGTTTAATTTTTGTGGCGGCGACGGGTTTGGGGGCGCCGGCGGGGACTTTGGCGGTGGGTATTTATACGGTTGGTTATCTTGGGAAGTTTTATCAAGAGGCGATAGAGGCTGTTGAACCTCGTTCGCTGGAGGCTTTGCGGGTGTCGGGGGCTTCTTGGTTACAGGTGGCGCAGTATGGAATTTTGCCGCAGGTTGTGCCTTTGAGTTTGGGATATACGCTGTATATGTTTGAGTATAATATCCGGGCGGCTTCGGTTTTGGGGGTTGTGGGTGCCGGGGGTATTGGTTTTGAGTTGGTGAATTATATTCGGGCTTTTGAATATAATAAGGCGACTACTATGATGTTGGTTTTGTTGGTTGTGGTGACGGTTATTGATGGGGTTAGTAGTAAGTTAAGGCAGAGATTGGAGAGGTTATAA
- a CDS encoding type II toxin-antitoxin system VapC family toxin, with product MYLLDTNVCVIYLNNRSLVLRQRLERIPIKDIAVCSVVKGELFYGALRSNNTQRSLERQQAFLNQFVSLPFDDEAATVYARIRAELAGRGTPIGANDLQIAAIALANNLILVTHNTREFSRVDGLKIEDWEVE from the coding sequence ATGTATTTGCTTGATACTAATGTTTGTGTGATTTATTTGAATAACCGCTCTCTGGTGCTTCGACAACGGCTAGAACGCATACCTATAAAAGATATCGCTGTGTGTTCTGTGGTGAAGGGAGAGTTATTTTATGGCGCATTGCGAAGTAACAATACCCAGCGGAGTTTAGAGAGACAGCAAGCGTTTTTGAATCAGTTTGTGTCTTTACCTTTTGATGATGAGGCGGCTACTGTTTACGCTCGAATTCGTGCTGAATTGGCAGGGAGGGGAACACCAATCGGAGCAAATGATTTACAAATTGCGGCTATTGCTTTAGCAAACAATTTAATTTTGGTAACGCATAATACTCGTGAGTTTAGCCGCGTTGATGGGTTAAAAATTGAAGATTGGGAAGTGGAGTAA
- a CDS encoding pentapeptide repeat-containing protein, translated as MDAKELLAKYAEGERNFQKIQLAEIDLTGVDLSGVDFSYANLSAVDLSKANLTNAKFYGANLMRGNFTGADLRNVVINSANLSGADFSGADLSGANLDSSNLNNATFDKANLSKASLRSANLTGASLMEADISPATLDNANLTGADLGKADLSGANLIGVKLQSANFQEAQLRQVNLQNVDLSGFNLSGVDLSAANLAGTNLKKANLRGANLERSSLIGANLIRANLKGANLKRADLTDAKTYGVSIKEADLTNAIMPDGERYKQEDSEKK; from the coding sequence ATGGATGCTAAGGAACTGCTGGCAAAATATGCAGAGGGTGAAAGGAATTTTCAAAAAATACAACTAGCAGAGATTGATTTAACAGGTGTAGACTTGAGCGGGGTAGACTTTTCTTATGCAAATTTGAGTGCTGTTGATCTGAGTAAGGCAAACTTGACTAATGCCAAATTTTATGGTGCCAACTTGATGAGAGGAAATTTCACCGGCGCTGATTTACGCAATGTTGTTATCAATTCAGCAAACTTGAGTGGGGCAGATTTTAGTGGTGCAGATTTGAGTGGGGCTAACTTGGATAGTAGTAATTTGAATAATGCTACTTTTGATAAGGCAAATTTGAGCAAAGCAAGTCTGAGATCGGCTAATTTAACAGGAGCTTCTTTAATGGAAGCTGATATCAGTCCGGCGACTTTAGATAATGCCAATTTAACGGGGGCTGATTTGGGTAAAGCTGATTTGAGTGGGGCAAATTTAATCGGTGTAAAGCTACAAAGTGCCAATTTTCAAGAAGCACAACTCCGGCAAGTTAATTTACAGAATGTGGATTTGTCGGGATTTAATCTTTCTGGGGTAGATTTGAGTGCTGCAAATTTGGCAGGAACGAATCTCAAAAAAGCTAATCTGCGAGGGGCAAATTTAGAAAGATCAAGCCTTATAGGGGCAAATTTGATTCGGGCAAATCTGAAAGGAGCTAATCTTAAAAGGGCTGATTTGACGGATGCAAAAACCTACGGTGTCAGCATTAAAGAGGCTGATTTAACGAATGCAATTATGCCGGATGGAGAACGGTATAAGCAGGAAGATAGCGAGAAAAAGTAA
- a CDS encoding Rid family detoxifying hydrolase, translating into MDAETLLERYASGARGFRSVQLSGVDLTEANLIQIDLYAADLTAADLSGANLTQANIGSANLTRTDLTDANMTQVQMGSANLSQADLSGADLRGANGGINNLTQANLDKANLSGAQLPSSNLTSASLVEADLSRANLSNVNLTSADLTDSNLSGANLSNANLNSADLTDSDLSVANLSGSILSNTNFKPKKVRGINLSRVILSGMNLAGLDLSVSNLENANLSEASLEECNLERASLRNANLTKANLKHANLSKADLTGANIEGANLENADLNRAIMPDGKRNKAEKSEKTTKTTTQMTKKIIRSEQAPAPVGPYNQAIAATGTTIFLAGQIPLDPRINEILYPEDITKQTEQVIANIQAVLKEAGAGLENVVKTTVFLKDMNDFAAMNAVYSKYFDAATAPARSTIQVARLPKDALVEIECIAVI; encoded by the coding sequence ATGGATGCTGAGACACTTTTAGAAAGATACGCATCAGGTGCGCGAGGTTTTCGGTCAGTACAGCTTAGTGGGGTAGACCTTACAGAGGCCAATTTAATCCAGATAGACCTTTACGCCGCTGATTTAACGGCAGCAGATTTAAGTGGAGCAAACCTTACGCAGGCTAACATAGGATCAGCTAACCTAACGAGAACAGACCTCACCGATGCCAATATGACCCAGGTGCAGATGGGATCTGCTAATTTGAGTCAGGCTGATTTGAGTGGTGCTGATTTGCGGGGAGCTAACGGCGGAATTAACAATTTAACTCAAGCAAATTTGGATAAGGCAAATTTGAGCGGTGCTCAGCTTCCCAGTTCAAATCTAACGAGTGCTTCTTTAGTTGAAGCCGATTTGAGTAGAGCAAATTTAAGTAATGTCAATTTGACTTCAGCAGATTTAACTGACTCCAATTTAAGCGGAGCAAATTTAAGTAATGCGAATTTGAATTCCGCCGATTTAACTGACTCAGACTTAAGCGTAGCAAATTTAAGTGGTTCGATTCTCTCAAACACAAATTTTAAGCCCAAAAAAGTGCGGGGGATTAATTTAAGCCGTGTTATTTTATCAGGGATGAACTTAGCCGGCCTAGATTTGAGTGTATCTAACCTTGAAAACGCCAACCTCAGCGAAGCTTCACTAGAAGAATGCAATTTAGAAAGAGCGAGTTTGCGAAACGCCAATTTAACAAAAGCAAATTTAAAACACGCAAACCTGTCAAAAGCAGACCTCACCGGCGCAAATATTGAAGGAGCAAATCTGGAAAACGCAGACCTAAATCGTGCGATAATGCCAGATGGAAAACGCAATAAAGCAGAGAAATCTGAAAAAACCACAAAAACAACAACTCAAATGACCAAAAAAATCATCCGTTCAGAACAAGCACCGGCCCCCGTTGGCCCCTATAACCAAGCAATTGCAGCCACCGGCACCACCATATTTCTAGCCGGCCAAATACCCCTAGATCCCAGAATAAACGAAATCCTATATCCCGAAGACATTACAAAACAAACCGAACAAGTAATAGCCAATATTCAAGCAGTATTAAAAGAAGCCGGTGCCGGTTTAGAAAACGTCGTCAAAACCACCGTTTTCCTCAAAGACATGAACGACTTCGCCGCCATGAACGCCGTTTACTCCAAATACTTTGACGCCGCCACCGCACCCGCCAGATCAACCATCCAAGTCGCAAGACTCCCCAAAGACGCACTCGTAGAAATTGAGTGTATAGCTGTTATATAA
- a CDS encoding family 10 glycosylhydrolase, producing the protein MVTSTSPRFSDIQDHWAKPFIEALASRGIISGFENGTFRPNEPITRAQFAALLLKAFPKNNSRQYSSFVDVPKEHWAAAAIQKAYETEFLSGYPDKRFRPDDNIPRVQALVSLVNGLGITSTVPKLKIALAELYQDAGEIPSYATEAVAAATMAGMVVNYPKLESLKPLFGATRAQVAAFIYQTLVYQGKADNIAFDFIVVPPQNIGVKPTPAPAPAPAPTPTPTPPVVVIPTPAPAPAPAPAPKPTPTPTPAPAPTPSAPQVVSVNHKREFRGAYIPAVSGDWPSKQGLSGDQQKAELIKLLDRLQELNFNAVIFQVRAEGDALYKSDLEPWSAALTGTQGKAPDYDPLQFAIDECRKRNLELHAWFNLNRARLSSKTVPVSPHISVTNPDVVYEYNKQFWMNPGEKVVQDRAYDVIMDVVRRYDVDGVHINDSFYPYPVKDQTIGDTKTYDAYKAGGGTLSIADWRRDNINKVIKRVAEGIRSVKSHVKFGISPFGIYRPGQPAQIKGMDAYNELFADSKKWLAEGWVDFLAPQLIWRADQAGQSYPVLLEWWTQNNPKGKHIYAGNSLAQLEAKTLTLEEVNNQVNLTRGLAPKLSLGNIFNNVKMLNENKEGISDNLKAGCYNGPALVPTLSWMSSTAPATPAGVTAKDGKLTWNSSSQVRSWSVYKQEGSNWSLVRVLPASSTSVSVAPGTYAVCAVGRLAQESQGAVVAVK; encoded by the coding sequence ATGGTAACATCTACTTCACCACGTTTTTCAGATATACAAGATCACTGGGCAAAACCTTTTATTGAAGCCTTAGCCAGTCGCGGTATAATTAGTGGCTTTGAAAATGGCACATTTCGCCCTAATGAACCGATCACTCGCGCACAGTTTGCTGCCCTTTTGTTAAAAGCATTTCCCAAAAACAATAGCCGGCAATATTCTAGTTTTGTGGATGTTCCAAAAGAGCATTGGGCAGCCGCAGCCATTCAAAAAGCTTACGAAACAGAATTTTTATCGGGTTATCCAGACAAGCGTTTTCGCCCCGATGATAATATTCCCCGCGTGCAAGCTTTGGTGTCTTTGGTAAATGGTTTGGGAATTACTTCAACGGTTCCTAAATTGAAAATTGCTTTGGCAGAACTTTATCAAGATGCCGGCGAAATTCCCAGTTATGCAACCGAGGCTGTAGCAGCGGCAACAATGGCGGGAATGGTGGTAAATTACCCGAAATTGGAAAGTCTTAAACCGCTGTTTGGGGCAACTCGTGCTCAAGTTGCGGCGTTTATTTATCAAACTTTGGTTTATCAAGGCAAGGCGGATAATATTGCTTTTGATTTTATTGTGGTTCCGCCGCAAAATATTGGCGTGAAACCAACACCGGCACCGGCACCGGCACCTGCACCAACTCCTACACCCACTCCCCCAGTTGTGGTTATCCCCACACCGGCACCAGCACCAGCACCGGCACCCGCACCAAAACCAACCCCCACACCAACACCGGCACCGGCACCCACTCCTAGCGCGCCTCAAGTGGTGTCTGTGAATCATAAACGCGAGTTTCGCGGTGCTTATATTCCGGCAGTGTCGGGAGATTGGCCATCTAAACAGGGGCTTTCTGGCGATCAGCAAAAAGCTGAATTAATTAAGCTGCTTGACCGCTTGCAAGAGTTGAATTTTAACGCCGTGATATTCCAAGTGCGGGCAGAAGGCGATGCTTTGTATAAGTCAGATTTGGAGCCTTGGAGTGCGGCGCTGACGGGTACCCAAGGTAAAGCACCTGATTATGATCCGCTGCAATTTGCAATAGATGAATGCCGGAAACGTAATTTAGAATTGCACGCTTGGTTTAATTTGAATCGCGCTCGGTTGTCTTCTAAAACTGTGCCGGTTAGCCCTCATATTTCGGTGACCAATCCAGACGTTGTTTATGAATATAATAAGCAGTTTTGGATGAATCCCGGTGAAAAAGTTGTGCAAGACCGCGCTTATGATGTGATCATGGATGTGGTGCGCCGGTATGATGTCGATGGCGTTCATATTAATGATTCGTTTTATCCTTATCCGGTGAAGGATCAAACAATTGGCGATACCAAAACTTACGATGCTTATAAGGCCGGTGGTGGCACTTTAAGTATTGCTGATTGGCGCAGGGATAATATCAACAAAGTCATCAAGCGAGTGGCTGAGGGTATTCGCAGCGTTAAGTCTCATGTGAAGTTTGGTATTAGTCCGTTTGGGATTTATCGCCCCGGACAACCGGCCCAAATTAAGGGTATGGATGCTTACAATGAGTTGTTTGCAGACTCGAAGAAATGGCTGGCTGAAGGTTGGGTTGATTTCTTGGCTCCTCAGTTGATTTGGCGGGCAGATCAAGCCGGTCAAAGTTACCCGGTATTGCTGGAATGGTGGACACAAAATAACCCCAAAGGCAAGCATATTTATGCTGGGAATAGTTTGGCTCAGCTTGAGGCGAAGACTTTAACTTTGGAAGAGGTTAATAATCAGGTTAATTTGACTCGTGGTTTGGCTCCTAAGTTGTCGCTAGGCAATATTTTTAACAACGTCAAAATGTTAAATGAAAATAAGGAGGGAATTAGCGATAATTTGAAGGCTGGTTGTTATAATGGGCCGGCTTTGGTGCCTACTTTGTCTTGGATGAGTTCAACGGCACCGGCTACTCCGGCGGGTGTAACGGCGAAGGATGGTAAGCTCACTTGGAATAGTTCTTCTCAGGTGCGCTCGTGGAGTGTGTATAAGCAAGAGGGTAGTAATTGGTCGCTTGTGCGAGTGTTGCCGGCTTCTAGCACTTCTGTGAGTGTTGCTCCTGGTACTTATGCTGTGTGTGCTGTGGGCCGGTTGGCTCAAGAAAGTCAAGGTGCGGTTGTTGCTGTGAAGTAG
- a CDS encoding family 10 glycosylhydrolase produces the protein MVATNSQFTDIQNHWARPFIEGLRSRNIISGFPDGTFRPNQAMNRAEYAAILRKAFTMSVKRAYIPFSDVSSSFWGAPAIQQAYESGFISGFPDKTFQPNERITRIQVLVSLIGGLGITVNNTALLQSSLSEIYQDAGLIPPYATERAAIATGTGLVVNYPNLRLLRPSQSATRGEVVSFIYQALVYLGQAPKIQSDYLIIPPQFNSGNTDNNLQQIVKVSHTREFRGVWLTTVWNSDWPSKRGLSSQQQKDELIKILDLVQSLNLNAVVFQVRPEGDAIYPSQLEPWSIWLTGTPGKAPEPYYDPLQFAIEECHKRNLELHAWFNPYRAKTSTKSAASVRPHIAATNPECVYEWGNQLWMDPGLQIVQDRTFEVMMDVLRRYDVDGIHIDDYFYPYPIAGQSFPDNKTYADYKSKGGTLNLGDWRRENVNKMVKRLAEGIKAIKPHVKFGISPFGIYRPGQPPGSKGLDQYGELYADVKKWLQEGWLDYLSPQLYWRIDQAAQSYPMLLKWWVENNPKGKHIYTGNNLGLLDGKAWKIEEITQQVEISRNLKNQLSLGNIYFPMKGFLENRENICETFKASTYAQPALVPTMPEIDNTPPEIPAELKSENGQITWKPAATQDIRSWTLYYQEGSTWRLINVLPVSVTSLKAPAGTYALCAVDKKANESQGVVVTVK, from the coding sequence ATGGTTGCAACAAATAGTCAATTTACGGATATTCAAAATCACTGGGCGCGCCCCTTCATTGAAGGTTTAAGATCGCGTAACATTATTAGCGGATTTCCTGATGGAACATTTCGGCCTAATCAAGCTATGAATCGGGCTGAATATGCTGCCATTCTCCGCAAAGCTTTTACGATGAGCGTAAAACGCGCTTATATTCCTTTTTCTGATGTTTCTTCAAGTTTTTGGGGTGCGCCGGCCATCCAGCAAGCTTACGAAAGTGGGTTTATTTCTGGGTTCCCTGATAAAACTTTTCAGCCCAATGAAAGAATCACTCGCATTCAAGTTTTAGTTTCTTTGATTGGGGGGTTAGGAATTACAGTTAATAACACCGCACTCTTACAAAGTTCCCTCTCGGAAATTTATCAAGATGCCGGTTTAATTCCTCCCTACGCTACCGAAAGAGCCGCCATTGCCACCGGCACGGGTTTGGTTGTAAATTATCCCAATTTAAGATTACTTCGACCCAGCCAAAGTGCTACAAGAGGCGAAGTTGTTTCCTTTATTTATCAAGCCTTGGTTTATCTAGGTCAAGCGCCAAAAATTCAATCAGATTATCTGATAATACCGCCACAATTCAACAGCGGCAACACCGATAATAACCTCCAGCAAATTGTCAAAGTTTCCCATACAAGAGAATTTCGGGGCGTGTGGCTAACAACGGTATGGAATAGCGACTGGCCCTCGAAAAGAGGACTTTCTAGCCAGCAGCAAAAAGATGAATTAATCAAAATCTTAGATTTAGTTCAATCGCTGAATTTAAACGCCGTTGTTTTCCAAGTACGACCCGAAGGCGATGCAATTTATCCTTCCCAATTAGAACCCTGGAGTATTTGGCTGACCGGCACCCCTGGCAAAGCACCAGAACCCTATTACGATCCGCTACAATTTGCTATCGAAGAATGTCATAAACGCAATTTAGAACTCCACGCCTGGTTTAATCCTTACCGCGCCAAAACTTCAACAAAAAGCGCTGCATCCGTGCGTCCCCATATTGCCGCCACAAACCCTGAATGTGTATATGAATGGGGTAATCAATTGTGGATGGACCCTGGTTTGCAAATTGTCCAAGACCGCACCTTTGAAGTAATGATGGATGTGCTGCGCCGGTATGATGTCGATGGCATTCATATTGACGATTATTTTTATCCCTATCCCATTGCCGGTCAAAGCTTCCCCGATAACAAAACTTATGCAGATTATAAGTCAAAAGGGGGAACCTTAAACCTGGGAGATTGGCGGAGGGAGAATGTCAATAAAATGGTTAAACGCCTTGCTGAGGGCATTAAAGCTATCAAACCTCATGTTAAATTTGGTATTAGTCCGTTTGGGATTTATCGCCCCGGACAACCACCCGGAAGTAAAGGTTTAGATCAATATGGCGAACTGTATGCCGATGTGAAAAAATGGTTACAGGAAGGCTGGTTAGATTATCTCTCACCCCAGCTTTACTGGCGTATTGACCAAGCTGCTCAAAGTTATCCAATGTTGTTAAAATGGTGGGTAGAAAATAACCCCAAAGGCAAACATATTTACACCGGCAACAACTTAGGCTTGCTAGATGGTAAAGCCTGGAAAATTGAAGAAATTACGCAGCAAGTAGAAATTAGCCGCAACTTAAAAAATCAACTTTCTTTAGGGAATATCTACTTCCCAATGAAAGGCTTTTTAGAGAACCGGGAGAATATCTGCGAGACGTTTAAAGCTTCAACTTATGCTCAACCGGCCCTGGTTCCGACAATGCCAGAAATTGATAATACTCCCCCAGAAATTCCCGCAGAATTAAAATCAGAAAACGGCCAAATAACCTGGAAGCCGGCAGCCACGCAGGATATCCGTTCTTGGACACTTTATTATCAAGAAGGTAGCACTTGGCGATTAATAAATGTGTTGCCGGTTTCTGTCACTTCCCTAAAAGCCCCCGCAGGAACCTATGCGCTTTGTGCGGTGGATAAAAAAGCCAATGAAAGCCAAGGCGTTGTAGTAACGGTTAAGTAA
- a CDS encoding RNA-binding protein, translated as MSIYVGNLSYKVTEEDLTAVFAEYGSVKRVQLPVDRETGRMRGFGFVEMSTDEEEEAAIEALNGAEWMGRDMKVNKAKPRENNRRPAGGGRRENNNFSRRY; from the coding sequence ATGTCTATTTATGTGGGAAATTTATCCTACAAAGTTACAGAAGAAGATTTGACTGCTGTTTTTGCTGAGTACGGTAGTGTTAAGCGGGTTCAACTACCCGTAGACCGAGAAACTGGCCGGATGCGCGGCTTTGGTTTTGTCGAAATGTCTACCGATGAAGAAGAAGAAGCAGCCATCGAAGCGCTAAACGGTGCGGAGTGGATGGGCCGTGACATGAAAGTGAACAAGGCCAAGCCCCGCGAAAATAATCGTCGTCCGGCTGGTGGCGGTCGTCGTGAAAATAATAACTTTTCTCGCCGCTACTAA